A segment of the bacterium genome:
CTGTTGAACCGCAAGATCGGCCGTGCGCGCCGGATTCTCCAGCGGTGGCGGAATCGGTGGCGCCTTGTGTCCGCACCCGAGAGCGCTCGCTCCGAAGAGCAGTAGGAGACAGAGGCTGCGGACGCTCGGCTCAAAGGACATAGCGGCTCAGATCCTGGTCTTCCACAAGCTCGGCGATCGCTCGTCGGACGTAGCTGGAATCGATTGTAACGCTCACGCCGCCCATGTCCGGGGCCTCGAAGGAAACCTCGTCGAGCACGCGTTCGAGCAATGTGGCGAGCCTTCGCGCTCCAATATTCTCGGTGTTCTGATTGACCTCGACCGCGAGTTTCGCGATCTCTCGAATCGCGTCATCCTGAAAGTCCAGGCTCACACTCTCGGTCGAGAGCAGCGCCTGGTATTGCTTGGTCAAGGCGGTCTCGGGCTCGGTGAGGATTCTCACGAAGTCGTCCTCGGTCAAGGAATCGAGCTCGACTCGGATCGGCAGCCGGCCTTGAAGCTCCGGAATCAGATCGGACGGTTTCGATATGTGAAACGCGCCGGCCGCGATAAAGAGAATGTGATCGGTCTTCACCGCTCCGTACTTGGTGGTAACCGTCGAGCCTTCGACGATGGGAAGTAGATCGCGCTGAACTCCTTCACGTGACACGTCCGGCCCGTGTTGCGATTCCCTACCCGCGATCTTGTCGATCTCGTCGAGGAAGAGGATGCCACCCTGCTCGACCCGGCGCCTGGCATCCCGGCTCACCTGCTGGCGATCGATCAGCTTCTCGGCTTCCTGCTGCTCCAGAATCTCGCGTGCTTCGCGCACGGTCATCTGCTGTTTCTGACGCCGGCCGAAGAGTCCGGGCATCATCTCCTTCAAGTTGATACCGACCTCCTCCACGCCCTGAGGGGTGAACATCTCGAAGCTGGGCCCGGAATTGTCCTCGACCTCGACTTCGACCATGCGCTCGTCGAGAGACCCGGAACGCAGCTTGGTCCGGAACCTCTCGATCGTCTCCGAAAAATCGGTCGCCGGCTCGACCTCGGGTGACGGTGCCGGCACCGGAATCAACAGCTGCAGGAGGCGGTCCTCGGCCTTCTGGGCGGCGCTCTCCCGCACGGCGCCGCGTTTTTCCTCGCGGATCATCGCCACCGCGATCTCGACGAGATCGCGGATCATGGACTCGACATCCCGGCCGACATAGCCCACCTCGGTGAACTTGCTCGCTTCGACCTTCAAGAAGGGCGCCTTCGCCAGCCGCGCCAGGCGTCGCGCGATCTCGGTTTTGCCGACGCCTGTCGAGCCGATCATGAGGATGTTCTTGGGCTGGATCTCTTCGGCTACCTCGGGACTGAGCTGCTGGCGGCGCCAGCGGTTTCGCAAAGCGATGGCCACCGCGCGCTTGGCCGCGTGCTGGCCGACGACGAACTTGTCCAGCTCCGCCACTATTTCGCGCGGCGTCAGGCTGTCGAGGCGTTCGAGCGCCTCGGCGGAAGCTGTAGGTTCCGACGTCATGACCGGCGGCGACGAGGCGCTCAAAGCTCCTCGATCGTCAGGTTGTAGTTGGTGAAAACGCAGATATCGGCGGCTACTTTCATCGCTTCTTCGGCAACCTGACGCGCCGAGAGGTCGGTGTGGGAAAGCAGGGCGCGAGCGGCGGCGAGAGCGTAGTTCGAACCCGATCCGATCGACAGCAGGCCGTCGTCCGGCTGCAGCAGGTCGCCGTTTCCGGAAACCAGGAAACTCCGTTCTTTGTCGGCGACGATCATCTGGGCCTGAAGCTGACGCATAGCACGATCGGTACGCCAGTCTTTAGCCAGCTCGACGACGGCGCGTTCGAGGTTGCGCTGATACTCTTCCAGCTTGGCTTCGAAGCGCGAAAAGAGCGCCAAGGCATCGGCGGCCCCGCCGGCGAAGCCCACCAGAACCTGGCCCTTGCCCGCGCGCTTGACTTTGCTCGCCGTGCCCTTGATGACGGTGTTCTGAACCGTGACCTGGCCGTCTGAGACCAGACAGACCTGGTCGTCACGCCGGACCAGCAGAACGGTGGTGGAGCGAACCTCGGTCATGGGGTCGGGATCATACCAGCGGATCCTCGTGAAATCGGCCTGCCTGGTCAGGAAGATGTGCTGGCGACGGCGGCTATGAAGGCATCCGGATCGTCGGGGGTGACGATGACCCGGCCGTCGGAGGTTTCGAGGAGGACCGCATTCTCCAGACGACTCGCATAGAGGTCGAACTCGCCCAAAATGTGGGAGTCGAAGCCACCGGCGCCGGCGACGAATCCGCCCGAGCTGGTGAGACCGGCAAGATGTTCGATCTCACCTTTGTCCAAGCGCCGGATCGAGGCCTCGTCGAGCGGCACCCGGCGCAGGGCGTGGCGCATGAAGATCGAGAGGCCGTCGCTCTCGACGACCAGCTTCGTCGCTTCGAGCTCGCGGCTCATTCGGTAGATGACAAAGACGCCGAAGGCGACGACAAGCGCGATCGTCGCGGCGAAGCTCTGCCGGGTCACGATGGCGAAGCCCGCGGCGACCAACAGGGAAAACCCGAGAAGCGCGAAGACCAGGCTCAGGCGTTTCTGGCCTGAGGCTACCAGGCCGTACGGAGTACAGCTAAAGTCGCGGCTTTCGCTCACACCGATCGTTACTTCTTCTCCGAGCTTCGTGCTCGTGGATGGGCGTCTCGATAGACGCTCTGCAGACGCTCGACTTCGAGGTGAGTGTAGTTCTGGGTGGTCGACAGCGAGCTGTGTCCGAGAAGCTCCTGGATCGATCGCAGGTCCGCTCCGCCCTCCAGAAGATGGGTCGCAAACGTGTGTCTGAGCGTATGGGGGTGGACACCGCCGGCGAGGGCGGCCTGCTCGACCCGTTTATCGATCAACCGCCGCACGGATCGAGCCGAAAGGCGCGTGCCTCGATAGTTGAGGAAGACCGGCTCATCGGTGTCCTCGCTTGCTACCGTGGCGGCCGCCGCGCGCAGCTTTTCCGAACCACCCAGCCATCGGTGCAGCGCCTCGGCTGCGGGCCGGCCGAACGGCACCATTCGTTCCTTGCCGCCCTTGCCGAGAACCCGAAGCACCCGGCTCTTCAGATCGATGTCGTTCCAATCCAGCGACACCAGCTCGCCAACCCGGA
Coding sequences within it:
- the xerC gene encoding tyrosine recombinase XerC, encoding MRKLIDRYLQHLLYERNLSPHTLRAYRRDLDQFLDFLARDFLAKRASEVRAGDVDALAVRSFLAWLSRREVGRRSQARALSAVRSLFRFACREGGVEKNPATSVRTPKQPRTLPRHLRPGEIETLLEAVSGDEPLACRDRAILEVLYATGLRVGELVSLDWNDIDLKSRVLRVLGKGGKERMVPFGRPAAEALHRWLGGSEKLRAAAATVASEDTDEPVFLNYRGTRLSARSVRRLIDKRVEQAALAGGVHPHTLRHTFATHLLEGGADLRSIQELLGHSSLSTTQNYTHLEVERLQSVYRDAHPRARSSEKK
- the hslV gene encoding ATP-dependent protease subunit HslV, with protein sequence MTEVRSTTVLLVRRDDQVCLVSDGQVTVQNTVIKGTASKVKRAGKGQVLVGFAGGAADALALFSRFEAKLEEYQRNLERAVVELAKDWRTDRAMRQLQAQMIVADKERSFLVSGNGDLLQPDDGLLSIGSGSNYALAAARALLSHTDLSARQVAEEAMKVAADICVFTNYNLTIEEL
- the hslU gene encoding ATP-dependent protease ATPase subunit HslU, with product MTSEPTASAEALERLDSLTPREIVAELDKFVVGQHAAKRAVAIALRNRWRRQQLSPEVAEEIQPKNILMIGSTGVGKTEIARRLARLAKAPFLKVEASKFTEVGYVGRDVESMIRDLVEIAVAMIREEKRGAVRESAAQKAEDRLLQLLIPVPAPSPEVEPATDFSETIERFRTKLRSGSLDERMVEVEVEDNSGPSFEMFTPQGVEEVGINLKEMMPGLFGRRQKQQMTVREAREILEQQEAEKLIDRQQVSRDARRRVEQGGILFLDEIDKIAGRESQHGPDVSREGVQRDLLPIVEGSTVTTKYGAVKTDHILFIAAGAFHISKPSDLIPELQGRLPIRVELDSLTEDDFVRILTEPETALTKQYQALLSTESVSLDFQDDAIREIAKLAVEVNQNTENIGARRLATLLERVLDEVSFEAPDMGGVSVTIDSSYVRRAIAELVEDQDLSRYVL